CCAGCGGCGTGATCCGCGCGAGGATGTCGGGGTCCAGAAGGGGGGAGCGTTCAGCCATAGGGGGAGGATCACAAAAAGTGGGGCGGGCATCTTGCCCGCCATCGCGGCATCGCCGCGAATACGTTGAGTCAACTCAGGCCTGCGGCCTGATAGCGGGCAGGATGCCCGCTCCACCAGAAACCCTACGCCGTCAGCGTCCGCTGCACCGCCGGGTCGTTCGCGCCCGAGCCGCCCACGGGGACCGTCTCGATCAGCTTCTGGATCACGGTGTCGGGGCTCTGGCCCTCGGCCTCGGCGTTGTAGTTCACGACGATGCGGTGGCGCAGGACAGGCACCGCCATCGCGTGCAGGTCTTCGATACTGACCTCGGGCCGGCCCTGCAGCGCGGCGCGGGTCTTGGCCGCCATGATGAGCGCCTGCCCACCACGCGGGCCCGCGCCCCACAGCAGCCATTGCTTGACAAAGTCCGGCGCATCGTGCTCGCTGTGGCGCGTCGCGCGGATGAACCGCATCACGTAGTCCAGCAGCATGTCGCTGATCGGCACCCGGCGGACCGTGTCCTGCAGCTTGAGCACCTCCTCGCCGCTGATCTGCGGCGAGGGCTCGGCCACGGGCGCGCCGGTCATCATCTTGTAGATCGCGCGCTCCTCGTCCGGCGTCGGGTAGTTCACAAACACCTTCATAAAGAAGCGGTCCAGCTGCGCCTCGGGCAGCGGGTACGTGCCTTCCTGCTCGATCGGGTTCTGTGTCGCGAGGACGAAGAACGGGTCGGGCAGGCCATAACGCTTGCCGCCGGTCGAGACCTGGCGCTCCTGCATCCCTTCGAGCAGCGCGGCCTGGGTCTTGGGCGGCGTCCGGTTGATCTCGTCGGCGAGCAGCACGTTAGTGAAGACCGGGCCGTGCACGAACTTGAACTCGCGTGCGCCGGTGGACTTGTTCTCTTCGATCACCTCGGTGCCCGTGATGTCGGAAGGCATCAGGTCGGGGGTGAACTGGATACGTGTGAAGTCGAGCGAGAGCGATTTCGCCAGCGTCGAGACCAGCAGCGTTTTCGCGAGGCCCGGCACGCCCTCGAGGATGCAGTGGCCCCGTGCGAAGATCGAGACCAGGAGCTGTTCGATGACCTCGTCCTGCCCGACGATGACCTTGGCGATCTGCTCGCGGATATTGTCGTAGGCCTGCTTGAGCTGCTGCAGGTCTTGAAGGTCGGGGGCTTGTTGGTCGGTCACGTGTAGCTCCGGGAGTGGTGTGCGTTTGATTGAAGTCGAGGATGTTACGGTTTTGAGGGCTGGATTGTTCGGATAAACAGGTAGTCAGGGCTGGTCGCCTAAGCGACCAGCCCGGGCGGACATGGCCTTGGTCCGATGCGCATCAGCGCTGATAGATCGGCAGGTACTTGTACGGCAGCTGGAGGATCGTCAGCGCCAGCGCGGTCCC
The sequence above is a segment of the Phycisphaeraceae bacterium D3-23 genome. Coding sequences within it:
- a CDS encoding MoxR family ATPase, producing the protein MTDQQAPDLQDLQQLKQAYDNIREQIAKVIVGQDEVIEQLLVSIFARGHCILEGVPGLAKTLLVSTLAKSLSLDFTRIQFTPDLMPSDITGTEVIEENKSTGAREFKFVHGPVFTNVLLADEINRTPPKTQAALLEGMQERQVSTGGKRYGLPDPFFVLATQNPIEQEGTYPLPEAQLDRFFMKVFVNYPTPDEERAIYKMMTGAPVAEPSPQISGEEVLKLQDTVRRVPISDMLLDYVMRFIRATRHSEHDAPDFVKQWLLWGAGPRGGQALIMAAKTRAALQGRPEVSIEDLHAMAVPVLRHRIVVNYNAEAEGQSPDTVIQKLIETVPVGGSGANDPAVQRTLTA